From Pseudofrankia saprophytica, a single genomic window includes:
- a CDS encoding tetratricopeptide repeat protein: MLLVDYAERWPLLDLCALMQDRLMLADVPVRVLLLARPAGGWWQSLAHRLEDQDVAVSDQRLGPIATSESNRTDLFNAAADRFAELLGVERSKVQPPAGLNDEAYGLVLTVHMAALSAVDALHTRSSIPDNSAGLSGYMLRRERDHWQRLHDKHEQRVLTTPQVLGRTVFTATVTRPLPYTIAVGVLSQVGIVSSPETAGQILADHAVCYPPADQSLVLEPLYPDRLGEDFLALLMPGESSTEYSDPWALSALSQLLQAGSVEPGPVWLGRGLTVLVEAAKRWPHVGEHLNTLLRDNPNLAILAGGPALTTLATWDKIGSDVLVALERFFPDYPDVDLDVGIAAVATRLHSYRLSTTADPAGRVPLFEKVAWRLQRAGRREESLAAIEETVYICRGLAETNSITFEPRLAHALSSLGIGLSGVGRREEALAAAEEAVQTWRRLATANPAVFEPHLARAVRSLGARLSAVGRREEALAAAEEAVQTWRRLAAANPVAFESELASSLNNLGIGLSDLGLRGDALAAIKSAEEIYRRLAVDNPAAFEPDLAGSLNNLGVKLSDLGQREEALAAAEEAVEIRRRLAMANQAAFEPDLGISLDNLGIALSDIGRWDEALTAAEDAAEIYRRLAIAAPAVFEADLVRILGNLGARLSALGLREKAVATVEEVVEIYRRLAATRPAVFSHHLARTLNNLGAWLSDVGRRDQALTATEESVEIYRGLVATNPAAFQSDLAGSLNNLGTHLSHAGKRKEALTATEESVVIYRELFAANPAMFQSGLAGALNNRGIWLSELGQWEEALAATDEAVEIYRRLAVDNPGAFETGLAASLDGRGVRLSILGRMEEALAATEEAVDIYCRLAAVNPAAFESKLASTLSHLGIALSGMERLEESLTAAEEAVKIHRRLAVANPAAFEPDLASSLNNLGTHLSSAGRPAEALAAVEQSLDIRRRLAATNPAAFRNYLASSLNNLGAKLWELGRLEEALIATKEAVEIYSQLAASNPAAFSNYLAGSLNNLGTMLSQQRRQ, translated from the coding sequence TTGCTCCTGGTCGACTATGCCGAGCGTTGGCCGCTGCTTGATCTATGCGCTCTGATGCAAGACCGGCTGATGCTTGCTGACGTTCCCGTGCGAGTGTTGCTTCTAGCTCGGCCGGCTGGCGGGTGGTGGCAGTCGTTGGCGCACCGTCTCGAAGATCAGGACGTAGCGGTATCGGATCAGCGACTCGGACCAATTGCGACCTCTGAGTCAAATCGGACGGACCTGTTCAACGCCGCGGCTGACCGGTTTGCCGAGCTACTCGGAGTGGAAAGATCGAAAGTTCAGCCCCCGGCAGGCTTGAATGACGAAGCCTACGGGCTGGTGCTAACTGTGCATATGGCGGCGTTGTCTGCAGTCGATGCGCTGCATACTCGAAGCAGTATTCCCGATAATTCCGCTGGACTGTCTGGGTATATGCTTCGTCGAGAACGGGACCATTGGCAACGTCTTCACGACAAGCACGAGCAGCGAGTATTGACCACTCCGCAAGTGCTGGGGCGCACGGTTTTCACCGCAACAGTGACACGTCCACTACCGTACACCATCGCGGTAGGTGTTCTTAGCCAGGTCGGCATAGTTTCATCGCCGGAAACTGCGGGGCAAATTCTAGCAGATCATGCGGTTTGCTATCCGCCAGCAGATCAATCTTTGGTACTGGAACCGCTATATCCGGATCGTCTGGGAGAAGATTTTCTCGCATTGCTAATGCCTGGCGAATCCAGCACTGAGTATTCAGATCCGTGGGCGTTGTCAGCGTTGTCCCAGCTGTTGCAAGCCGGGTCCGTCGAACCCGGCCCGGTGTGGCTAGGCCGCGGGTTAACGGTCCTCGTGGAGGCTGCGAAACGCTGGCCGCATGTCGGTGAGCACCTCAATACCCTTCTACGAGACAACCCCAACCTGGCAATACTGGCAGGCGGCCCCGCACTTACTACCTTGGCGACTTGGGATAAAATTGGTTCTGACGTGCTTGTGGCGCTGGAGCGTTTTTTTCCTGATTATCCGGACGTTGATCTTGATGTAGGTATTGCCGCTGTCGCCACGCGTCTGCATTCCTATCGTTTGTCCACAACTGCCGACCCGGCCGGGCGCGTGCCCTTATTCGAAAAGGTCGCTTGGCGGCTCCAGCGTGCCGGGCGGCGGGAAGAATCACTGGCCGCAATAGAAGAGACCGTATATATCTGTCGCGGGCTTGCTGAGACGAATTCGATCACGTTCGAACCGCGCCTCGCCCATGCGCTAAGTAGCCTCGGAATCGGGCTGTCGGGCGTCGGGCGTCGAGAGGAGGCGCTAGCAGCTGCTGAAGAAGCGGTGCAGACGTGGCGCCGGCTAGCTACGGCTAACCCTGCCGTGTTCGAACCGCACCTCGCCCGCGCGGTGAGAAGCCTTGGTGCTCGGTTGTCAGCTGTGGGTCGGCGAGAGGAGGCGCTGGCCGCTGCTGAAGAAGCGGTGCAGACGTGGCGCCGGCTAGCCGCGGCTAACCCTGTCGCATTTGAATCCGAACTAGCCAGTTCGCTGAACAACCTCGGAATCGGACTATCGGATCTAGGGCTCCGGGGTGACGCACTGGCCGCTATCAAAAGCGCTGAGGAGATCTACCGCAGGCTGGCCGTCGACAACCCTGCCGCATTCGAACCCGACCTCGCTGGCTCGCTGAACAACTTGGGTGTCAAGCTGTCTGATTTGGGGCAGCGGGAGGAGGCGTTGGCTGCCGCAGAAGAGGCCGTGGAAATCCGTCGCCGGCTGGCTATGGCTAACCAAGCCGCTTTCGAGCCCGACCTCGGCATTTCCCTTGACAACCTAGGAATTGCACTTTCGGACATAGGACGGTGGGACGAGGCACTAACCGCCGCTGAGGACGCTGCGGAGATCTACCGCAGGCTGGCCATTGCCGCCCCAGCCGTCTTCGAAGCGGATCTGGTCCGCATTTTGGGGAACCTCGGCGCCCGGTTGTCGGCTCTGGGACTGCGTGAGAAGGCGGTGGCCACTGTTGAAGAAGTTGTAGAGATATATCGCCGGCTGGCCGCCACTAGGCCGGCTGTCTTCAGCCACCACCTCGCCCGCACGCTTAACAACCTTGGCGCCTGGCTATCCGATGTGGGACGACGGGACCAAGCGCTCACCGCTACCGAAGAATCTGTAGAGATCTACCGAGGGCTGGTCGCCACGAACCCAGCCGCGTTTCAATCCGACCTCGCCGGTTCGCTTAATAACCTTGGCACACATCTGTCTCACGCTGGGAAACGAAAGGAGGCGCTGACCGCAACCGAGGAATCTGTAGTGATCTACCGCGAGCTGTTCGCTGCCAACCCGGCCATGTTTCAGTCTGGCCTCGCCGGCGCGTTGAACAACCGTGGAATTTGGCTGTCGGAGTTAGGGCAGTGGGAAGAGGCATTAGCCGCGACCGACGAGGCCGTAGAAATCTATCGCCGGCTCGCAGTGGACAACCCAGGAGCGTTCGAGACCGGCCTTGCCGCTTCGCTCGACGGCCGGGGTGTCAGGCTGTCTATATTGGGCCGGATGGAGGAAGCGCTGGCCGCTACCGAAGAAGCTGTTGACATCTACTGTCGACTGGCCGCTGTTAACCCTGCTGCATTCGAATCTAAATTGGCCAGCACCCTGAGCCATCTCGGTATTGCGCTTTCGGGCATGGAGCGTTTGGAGGAGTCACTAACCGCCGCCGAAGAGGCGGTGAAGATCCATCGCCGACTGGCCGTAGCAAATCCGGCCGCGTTCGAACCGGACCTCGCCAGTTCCCTAAACAACCTGGGCACACATCTTTCAAGCGCGGGTAGGCCGGCAGAAGCACTCGCTGCCGTTGAGCAGTCGTTGGATATCCGTCGCCGGCTGGCCGCAACTAACCCTGCCGCTTTCCGCAACTACCTTGCCAGTTCACTAAATAATCTCGGCGCCAAGCTGTGGGAACTAGGACGGCTAGAGGAAGCACTAATCGCCACAAAAGAGGCTGTAGAGATCTATTCTCAACTGGCCGCTTCGAACCCTGCTGCTTTCAGTAACTATCTTGCCGGTTCGTTAAACAATCTCGGAACCATGTTGTCCCAGCAAAGGCGACAATAG
- a CDS encoding HNH endonuclease: MATWAEDIVTALERLGGSGTYSDIYAEVAKLRPNLPRTWKDVVRRVVEDRSSDSAGFKHHEDLFFSVQGLGRGVWGLRSAVTETPAAVDLRIDLLVGNLVPVRAKQLTYRVLRDTPLAREVKLLHRDRCQLCGEALWVSPSQTYSEAHHIIPLGGKHNGPDIASNIIVLCPNHHALCDYGAIRLDRASIRPAAGHYISDESLAYHNDRIAGAVA, from the coding sequence GTGGCGACGTGGGCTGAAGACATCGTGACTGCCTTGGAGAGGCTCGGCGGATCGGGCACGTACAGCGACATCTACGCGGAGGTGGCCAAGCTGCGGCCGAATCTGCCGCGGACCTGGAAAGATGTTGTTCGACGGGTCGTGGAGGATCGGTCGTCTGACTCGGCCGGCTTCAAGCACCATGAGGATCTGTTCTTCTCAGTGCAAGGTCTTGGGCGCGGTGTGTGGGGCCTACGGTCGGCTGTCACTGAGACACCCGCCGCCGTCGACCTTCGGATCGATCTTCTGGTTGGGAACCTCGTGCCAGTGCGCGCGAAACAATTGACCTACCGGGTCCTGCGCGATACGCCACTCGCCCGTGAAGTAAAACTACTGCACAGGGACCGGTGCCAGTTGTGCGGTGAAGCGCTCTGGGTATCGCCGTCTCAGACATACTCCGAGGCGCACCACATTATCCCGCTCGGCGGGAAGCACAATGGCCCGGATATCGCTTCGAATATCATCGTACTCTGTCCGAATCACCATGCCCTGTGCGACTATGGCGCTATACGCCTCGACCGTGCGAGCATTCGCCCAGCTGCCGGCCACTATATTTCCGACGAGAGTCTCGCCTACCACAATGATCGGATCGCTGGCGCGGTCGCCTAA